One window of Cohnella hashimotonis genomic DNA carries:
- a CDS encoding lysophospholipid acyltransferase family protein, which produces MLYRFARLLLRVLFKLLYRFEAVGAGRIPAQGGVILASNHTSLLDPIALGIGVDRKVHYMAKAELFKVPGFGALIANLGAFPVKRGGVSKEAIRTAIGILREGKVMGIFPEGTRKDVGLMGKRGAMSMAFRAGSAVVPVALVGSYRPFTKMKAVYGAPLDMQALAGDGSPEAQEAATELLMSRIKEMLNTGRPAQ; this is translated from the coding sequence ATGCTTTACCGATTCGCGAGATTGCTGCTCAGAGTCCTGTTCAAGCTGCTTTACCGTTTTGAGGCTGTCGGCGCCGGGCGAATTCCCGCCCAGGGCGGCGTGATCCTCGCCAGCAACCATACGAGCCTGCTCGATCCGATCGCGCTAGGGATCGGCGTCGACCGCAAGGTTCACTATATGGCCAAGGCGGAGTTGTTCAAGGTTCCCGGATTCGGCGCATTGATTGCGAACCTGGGCGCTTTTCCGGTTAAGCGCGGCGGCGTCAGCAAAGAGGCGATCCGCACGGCGATCGGCATCTTGCGCGAAGGCAAAGTGATGGGCATTTTCCCGGAGGGAACGCGCAAGGACGTCGGTCTCATGGGCAAGCGCGGTGCGATGAGCATGGCGTTCCGTGCCGGCTCGGCCGTCGTGCCGGTGGCTCTGGTCGGCAGCTATCGTCCATTTACGAAGATGAAGGCCGTATACGGCGCGCCGCTCGATATGCAGGCGCTTGCAGGCGACGGTTCGCCGGAGGCGCAAGAAGCCGCTACCGAACTGCTGATGTCCAGGATCAAAGAAATGCTGAATACGGGCAGGCCCGCGCAATAA
- the rpsA gene encoding 30S ribosomal protein S1 — protein MSEEINVQESAAQEPVAADNAAETVTQDELENVVSLKKGDTVKGTIVKIEDNQAYVSLGYKYDGVIPLRELSNVNLENASDAVQIGQEVEAKVVSINDEKASLVLSKRQIDGAKAWDDLQSKFDNGEAFEVTVADVVKGGLVADVGVRGFIPASMVARTFVEDFSDYKGRTLRVKVKEIDRENNKVILSAKEVLEAEYEAQKQSVMESLQPGQVLEGTVQRLTPFGAFVDIGGVDGLVHVSEIAWNHVAHPADVVSEGQKVNVKVLSVDTSIGKIKLSIKAAQPGPWESVNGKFNSGDVVTGVVKRLVSFGAFVEIAPGVEGLVHISQIAHRHVATPHEVLKEGQEVQAKILDFNPAEKRVSLSIKETEEAPAQPERAPREPRGRREESNIPAPESMSFTLAEKFGDKLSKFK, from the coding sequence ATGTCTGAAGAAATCAATGTCCAGGAATCCGCCGCGCAGGAGCCTGTCGCTGCCGACAATGCCGCAGAGACGGTAACGCAAGACGAGCTGGAGAACGTCGTATCGCTGAAAAAGGGCGATACCGTGAAGGGAACCATCGTTAAAATCGAAGACAACCAAGCTTATGTAAGCCTTGGATATAAATACGACGGTGTCATCCCGCTTCGCGAGCTCTCCAACGTCAACCTGGAGAATGCTTCCGACGCCGTACAGATCGGCCAGGAAGTCGAAGCGAAGGTCGTCAGCATCAACGACGAGAAGGCTAGCCTTGTCCTCTCCAAGCGTCAGATCGACGGCGCGAAGGCATGGGATGATCTCCAGAGCAAATTCGACAACGGCGAAGCGTTCGAAGTTACGGTAGCTGACGTCGTCAAGGGCGGCCTGGTCGCCGACGTTGGCGTGCGCGGCTTTATTCCCGCTTCCATGGTCGCGCGCACGTTTGTCGAAGACTTCTCCGACTACAAGGGTCGTACCCTTCGCGTCAAGGTCAAAGAAATCGACCGTGAAAACAATAAAGTGATCCTGTCGGCCAAAGAAGTGCTCGAAGCCGAATACGAAGCGCAAAAGCAATCGGTTATGGAATCCTTGCAGCCGGGCCAAGTGCTCGAAGGCACGGTTCAGCGCCTTACGCCGTTTGGCGCATTCGTCGACATCGGCGGCGTAGACGGACTGGTCCACGTTTCCGAGATCGCTTGGAACCATGTGGCGCATCCGGCCGACGTCGTTTCCGAAGGCCAAAAGGTCAACGTGAAGGTGCTGAGCGTCGACACATCGATCGGCAAGATCAAGCTGAGCATCAAAGCCGCCCAACCGGGTCCTTGGGAATCGGTTAACGGCAAATTCAACAGCGGCGATGTCGTGACCGGCGTCGTGAAGCGTCTCGTGAGCTTCGGCGCATTCGTCGAGATCGCGCCCGGCGTCGAAGGCCTTGTGCACATCTCCCAGATCGCGCACCGCCACGTCGCTACGCCGCACGAAGTATTGAAGGAAGGCCAGGAAGTGCAAGCGAAGATTTTGGACTTCAACCCGGCCGAGAAGCGCGTATCGCTCTCCATCAAGGAGACCGAAGAAGCGCCCGCTCAACCTGAACGTGCGCCGCGCGAACCGCGAGGCAGACGCGAAGAGTCGAACATTCCCGCTCCTGAGAGCATGAGCTTCACGCTTGCCGAGAAGTTCGGCGACAAGCTGAGCAAGTTTAAGTAA
- a CDS encoding YIEGIA family protein gives MITAKWLAGHHELIGVTLGTLFGFLARVVMLRSDYRQYPAYPHGKIIHLALGLIAGALGAVAVPALMSKDYTAITFLSLAAQQFREVRNMERGTLTAIDHQELVPRGATYIEGIAVVFEGRNYLSIATALIVSFAATIIGWIWGVLLGIVCIAIVLRFMKGKTIKDIAEVAFAPVKAENASVTVGPVYMMNVGLESNLDIIRKQAIGFILTPVSDDAKVTLSNLGLRQAILHDLSTRLGVYRDDGEPALLPIAKLDLATGALGVLLLPREHGMEKALKAMQDVPLLESAVRRPTKANKTKGEPAHG, from the coding sequence ATGATAACGGCAAAGTGGCTAGCCGGACATCATGAATTGATCGGCGTGACGCTCGGCACGTTATTCGGTTTTTTGGCACGGGTAGTCATGCTGCGCAGCGACTACAGGCAGTATCCCGCTTATCCGCACGGCAAAATCATTCATCTGGCGCTCGGGCTGATCGCAGGCGCGCTGGGCGCCGTGGCCGTCCCGGCGCTGATGAGCAAGGATTATACGGCGATCACGTTTTTGTCGCTCGCAGCGCAGCAGTTCAGGGAAGTGCGCAATATGGAGAGGGGGACGTTGACCGCAATCGATCACCAGGAGCTCGTCCCGCGCGGCGCGACCTATATTGAAGGCATTGCCGTCGTTTTCGAAGGGCGAAACTATTTGTCGATAGCGACGGCTTTGATTGTCAGCTTTGCGGCAACGATAATCGGGTGGATCTGGGGCGTGCTGCTCGGTATCGTATGTATCGCGATCGTCCTGCGGTTTATGAAGGGAAAGACGATTAAGGACATCGCGGAAGTGGCGTTCGCGCCTGTTAAAGCGGAAAACGCAAGCGTAACGGTTGGACCGGTCTATATGATGAATGTCGGGCTCGAATCGAATCTCGACATCATCCGCAAACAAGCGATCGGCTTCATCCTGACGCCGGTTAGCGATGATGCGAAAGTAACGCTTTCCAACCTGGGTCTTCGGCAGGCAATTTTGCACGATCTGTCGACAAGACTCGGCGTATATCGGGATGACGGAGAACCGGCGCTATTGCCGATCGCGAAGCTCGATCTGGCGACGGGGGCGCTCGGCGTGCTGCTGCTGCCGCGGGAACACGGGATGGAGAAGGCGCTCAAAGCGATGCAAGACGTTCCCCTTCTTGAATCGGCCGTCCGCAGACCGACGAAGGCCAACAAAACGAAAGGAGAGCCAGCTCATGGCTAA
- a CDS encoding capping complex subunit for YIEGIA, with protein sequence MAKIVMFLTTDSTNVSEGSSALIAKSEEELQNLTNLMEKILDCAAHKLKDGLYMLVDRH encoded by the coding sequence ATGGCTAAAATAGTCATGTTTCTGACGACCGATTCGACCAATGTATCGGAAGGCTCGTCCGCTCTGATCGCGAAGTCGGAGGAGGAACTGCAAAACTTGACGAATCTAATGGAAAAAATACTGGACTGCGCCGCTCATAAACTCAAAGACGGATTGTATATGCTCGTCGATCGGCATTAA